In Thiospirochaeta perfilievii, a single window of DNA contains:
- a CDS encoding DUF58 domain-containing protein, whose protein sequence is MKLKINIFNIMFYFILWFILFLLGNYIGGLYSFLYIFLTLSLIFNFLHFIITINNLYYYQQFSIEHPIKGQNIEYTLTVENRFFLIPSIVQIKFNSALNLDDVNLNLKALSSLKIKNSFALPYRGIYRVGIKKILCTDLFNIFTYSISFWPRTFYVYPKINRDIKRIKRGFGENISQNLRSKNNSTEFLETVEDYTINSKVNLISWKHFATYNEPYVKKFSSEESSYSYIFLDRTILPEDRKGPADDLSIEIFYSLIKLNIENNEVVKTNYWPNLKIKKESFKSIYKESIYISFDQQENSTLVDFRKQNYDCISNITIITTLESTFFFDFEFLEKYINITIYIITSKFNRKKYRLLSKYINNFGDKANIICIEK, encoded by the coding sequence ATGAAACTAAAAATAAATATTTTTAATATTATGTTTTATTTTATTTTATGGTTTATACTTTTTTTACTTGGGAACTATATTGGAGGACTTTATAGTTTTTTATATATTTTCTTAACATTATCACTAATTTTTAATTTTTTACACTTTATTATAACTATTAACAATTTATACTACTATCAACAATTCTCAATTGAACACCCAATAAAGGGGCAAAATATAGAGTATACGCTAACAGTTGAAAATAGATTTTTTTTAATTCCTAGTATAGTACAAATAAAATTTAATTCTGCTCTTAATCTTGATGATGTAAATCTAAATCTTAAGGCTCTAAGTAGTTTAAAAATTAAAAATAGTTTTGCACTACCATATAGGGGAATTTACAGAGTTGGAATAAAAAAGATTCTCTGTACTGATCTTTTTAATATATTTACTTATAGTATTAGTTTTTGGCCTAGAACATTTTATGTTTACCCAAAAATAAACAGAGATATAAAACGAATTAAGAGAGGTTTTGGAGAAAATATTAGTCAAAACTTAAGATCAAAAAATAATTCCACAGAGTTCTTAGAAACAGTAGAAGATTATACTATTAACAGCAAAGTGAATTTAATTTCTTGGAAGCATTTTGCAACATATAATGAGCCATATGTGAAGAAATTTAGTAGTGAAGAGAGTTCTTATTCATATATTTTCTTAGATAGAACAATTCTACCAGAAGATAGAAAAGGCCCAGCAGATGATTTATCAATTGAAATATTTTACTCATTAATAAAATTAAATATTGAAAATAATGAGGTTGTAAAAACAAACTATTGGCCTAACTTAAAAATAAAAAAAGAATCTTTTAAAAGTATATATAAGGAGTCAATATATATAAGTTTTGATCAGCAAGAAAATAGTACATTAGTCGATTTTAGAAAACAAAATTATGACTGTATTAGTAATATAACTATAATAACAACTTTAGAGTCTACTTTTTTCTTTGATTTTGAATTTCTAGAAAAATATATAAACATAACAATTTATATTATAACATCAAAATTTAACAGAAAAAAATATAGACTTCTTTCAAAATATATTAATAATTTTGGAGATAAAGCAAATATAATATGTATAGAAAAATAA